In a single window of the Litorilituus sediminis genome:
- a CDS encoding DNA polymerase III subunit psi, whose protein sequence is MTISKRQFQHLSEMGIDLWHARANSKPTEDKQEKQPITLELAELAKDRLFADILTSLSLSIADITEKQDHIDLGLFNWFFYDDIANLSYQHAKLITPSLDEIKHSAMMKKQLWQLISNHLYEQTNL, encoded by the coding sequence ATGACAATTTCTAAACGACAATTTCAACATCTTAGTGAAATGGGCATTGATTTGTGGCACGCACGCGCCAATTCAAAACCAACTGAAGATAAGCAAGAAAAACAGCCAATAACACTTGAGCTAGCTGAGCTTGCCAAGGATAGACTCTTTGCTGATATCTTAACGTCTTTGTCACTCTCTATTGCTGATATTACAGAAAAGCAAGATCATATCGATCTTGGCTTGTTTAATTGGTTCTTTTATGACGACATAGCAAACTTAAGTTATCAGCATGCCAAGTTAATTACGCCAAGCCTTGATGAAATTAAACATTCAGCCATGATGAAAAAACAGCTATGGCAGCTAATATCTAACCACTTATATGAACAAACTAACCTTTAA
- the rimI gene encoding ribosomal protein S18-alanine N-acetyltransferase, translating to MNKLTFKPVTLESVTSLMVIENACHSHPWSEKTFSSCIGGRYFGDYAQQDNDIVGFFIGEFVVDEATLMDICVKPTMQGQGLGKQLLNQFIEQAKNKGAIKIWLEVRAKNISAQMLYINTGFVEISRRTGYYPSATGFGYEDAIVMCLEL from the coding sequence ATGAACAAACTAACCTTTAAGCCAGTCACCCTTGAATCAGTAACATCATTAATGGTTATTGAAAACGCCTGCCACTCGCACCCATGGAGTGAAAAGACATTTTCAAGCTGTATTGGTGGCAGATATTTTGGTGACTACGCACAGCAAGATAATGATATTGTTGGTTTTTTTATTGGTGAGTTTGTTGTCGATGAAGCGACCTTAATGGATATTTGCGTAAAACCTACTATGCAAGGTCAAGGTTTAGGTAAACAACTATTAAATCAATTTATTGAGCAGGCAAAAAACAAAGGAGCAATTAAAATTTGGCTAGAAGTGAGAGCGAAAAACATCAGCGCGCAAATGCTCTATATCAATACAGGTTTTGTTGAAATATCTCGTCGTACCGGCTATTACCCTAGTGCTACTGGCTTTGGCTATGAAGATGCCATTGTGATGTGTTTAGAGCTTTAA
- the prfC gene encoding peptide chain release factor 3 has translation MSVQQQEVDLRRTFAIISHPDAGKTTITEKVLLFGQALQKAGTVKGKKSGQHAKSDWMEMEKDRGISITTSVMQFPYNDCLVNLLDTPGHEDFSEDTYRTLTAVDSCLMVIDVAKGVEARTIKLMEVTRLRDTPIITFMNKMDRDVRDPMEVMDEVEDVLKIKCAPITWPIGMGKEFKGVYNILEDETILYQSGQGHTIQEKRVIKGLDNPELDQAIGSYAEDLREELELVVGASHEFDLDEFLKGELTPVFFGTALGNFGVDHMLDGLTQWAPKPLPRQTDVREVKAEEEKFSGFVFKIQANMDPKHRDRIAFMRICSGKYEKGMKMRQVRIGKDVKIADAVTFMAGDRANVEQAFAGDIIGLHNHGSIQIGDTFTSGEEMKFSGIPNFAPEMFRRIRLKDPLKAKQLQKGLIQLSEEGAVQVFRPLANNDMIVGAVGVLQFEVVVQRLKTEYKVEAIYEPISVATARWCTCDDERKLEQFRKKAADNLALDGGDNLTYVAPTMVNLSLAQERHPDIVFHATREH, from the coding sequence ATGTCTGTACAACAGCAGGAAGTCGACTTACGTAGAACGTTTGCGATTATTTCCCACCCGGATGCGGGTAAAACCACCATCACAGAAAAAGTTCTTCTTTTTGGTCAAGCTTTACAAAAAGCAGGTACCGTTAAAGGTAAAAAATCAGGCCAACATGCCAAGTCTGACTGGATGGAAATGGAAAAAGATCGTGGTATTTCGATTACCACCTCTGTTATGCAGTTCCCGTACAACGATTGCCTGGTAAATCTACTTGATACCCCAGGCCATGAAGACTTCTCAGAAGATACTTATCGTACCTTAACCGCTGTTGACTCATGTCTTATGGTTATTGACGTTGCTAAGGGTGTTGAAGCACGTACCATCAAATTGATGGAAGTTACCCGTTTACGAGATACGCCAATCATCACTTTTATGAACAAAATGGATCGTGATGTGCGCGACCCTATGGAAGTAATGGATGAAGTGGAAGACGTACTAAAAATAAAATGTGCGCCTATTACCTGGCCAATTGGCATGGGTAAAGAATTCAAGGGTGTTTATAACATTCTTGAAGATGAAACTATTCTTTATCAATCAGGCCAAGGTCACACCATTCAAGAAAAACGTGTAATCAAAGGCTTAGACAACCCAGAGCTTGATCAAGCCATTGGTAGTTATGCTGAAGACTTACGCGAAGAGCTTGAATTAGTGGTGGGCGCTTCCCATGAGTTTGATTTAGACGAATTCTTAAAAGGTGAATTAACACCGGTATTTTTCGGTACCGCCTTAGGTAACTTTGGTGTCGACCATATGCTTGATGGTTTAACTCAGTGGGCTCCTAAGCCTTTACCTCGTCAAACCGATGTGCGCGAAGTGAAAGCTGAAGAAGAAAAATTCTCAGGCTTTGTTTTTAAAATTCAAGCCAATATGGATCCAAAACACCGCGATAGAATTGCCTTTATGCGTATCTGCTCAGGCAAATATGAAAAAGGCATGAAAATGCGCCAAGTACGTATTGGCAAAGATGTTAAAATTGCCGATGCTGTTACTTTTATGGCGGGTGATAGAGCCAATGTTGAGCAAGCTTTTGCTGGCGATATTATCGGTTTGCACAACCATGGCAGCATTCAAATTGGTGATACCTTTACCAGTGGCGAAGAAATGAAATTTAGTGGTATTCCAAACTTTGCCCCGGAAATGTTCCGTCGTATACGTTTAAAAGATCCACTTAAAGCCAAGCAATTACAAAAAGGCCTGATTCAGCTATCTGAAGAAGGTGCTGTACAGGTATTTAGACCTTTAGCCAACAACGACATGATAGTGGGTGCGGTCGGTGTGCTTCAGTTTGAAGTTGTTGTGCAACGCCTTAAAACCGAATACAAGGTTGAGGCAATTTACGAACCAATAAGTGTTGCCACAGCACGTTGGTGTACCTGTGATGATGAACGTAAGCTTGAGCAATTTAGGAAAAAAGCTGCGGATAACTTAGCCCTTGATGGTGGTGATAACTTAACTTATGTTGCGCCAACTATGGTGAATTTATCGCTAGCACAGGAGCGTCATCCGGATATAGTGTTCCATGCGACCCGTGAACACTAA